The following is a genomic window from Serratia ficaria.
GCGCCCGACATGGCCATCAGATCGCCGGCCATCAGATAATTTCCAGCTTGGCGCGCAGGCAGCCGGCGCTCTGCATCGCCTGCAGGATCGACATCAGGTCGATCGGCGTGGCGCCCAGCGCATTCAGCGCGCGAATGACGTTGTTCAGATTGGCGCTGGCGTTAACCTTCTGCAGCGATCCGCCCTGCTGCTGCACCGATATCTGGGTGTTCGGCGTCACCACCGTCTGCCCGCCGCCAAACGGCGTATTCGGCTGGCTGACGGTATTTTGCCGATCGACCACCACCGACAGGTTGCCTTGCGCCACCGCGCAAGAGTCCAGGATCACATCGCGGTTCATCACCACCGAACCGGTGCGCGAGTTGATGATCACCTTGGCGTCGATCGCCCCGACGCTGACGTTGATATTCTGAATTTCCGCCAGGAAGCGCACCTGCGAGCTGTTGCCCTGCGGCACCAGCACCTGAATGGTGCGGGCGTCGAGCGGTGAAGCGGTGCCGCCGCCGCGCTGGCGGTTGATGGCGTCGCTGATCTGCTGCGCCAGGGTGAAGTCTTCGTCATTCAGCTGCAGGTTGATAACCCCGCCGCTGCCGAAGGTGGTCGGCAGTTCGCGTTCGATGGTGGCGCCGTTGCTGATGCGCCCGCCCGCCAGCTGATTGACCTGCACGCTGCTGCCGCCGGCCGTCGCGCCGGCGCCGCCCACCAGCACGTTGCCCTGCGCCAGCGCGTAGACCTGGTTATCCACGCCTTTCAGCGGCGTCATCAGCAAGGTGCCGCCGCGCAGGCTTTTGGCGTTGCCCATCGAGGACACCACCACGTCGATATTCTGCCCGGTGCGCGAAAACGGCGGCAGCCTGGCGGTCACCATCACCGCCGCGACGTTTTTCAGCTGCATGTTGGTGCCCGGCGGCACGGTGATGCCCAGCTGCGACAGCATGTTGCTCAGGCTCTGGGTGGTGAACGGCGTCTGCATGGTCTGGTCGCCCGAGCCGTCCAGCCCCACCACCAGCCCATAGCCGATCAGGGCGTTGTCGCGCACCCCTTGCACCGTCACCAGATCGCGGATGCGCTCCGCCGCCGCCGCCAGACTTAT
Proteins encoded in this region:
- a CDS encoding flagellar basal body P-ring protein FlgI; the encoded protein is MIKKFLMALLIGTISLAAAAERIRDLVTVQGVRDNALIGYGLVVGLDGSGDQTMQTPFTTQSLSNMLSQLGITVPPGTNMQLKNVAAVMVTARLPPFSRTGQNIDVVVSSMGNAKSLRGGTLLMTPLKGVDNQVYALAQGNVLVGGAGATAGGSSVQVNQLAGGRISNGATIERELPTTFGSGGVINLQLNDEDFTLAQQISDAINRQRGGGTASPLDARTIQVLVPQGNSSQVRFLAEIQNINVSVGAIDAKVIINSRTGSVVMNRDVILDSCAVAQGNLSVVVDRQNTVSQPNTPFGGGQTVVTPNTQISVQQQGGSLQKVNASANLNNVIRALNALGATPIDLMSILQAMQSAGCLRAKLEII